The Nocardia sp. NBC_01329 sequence GAAATGCGCTGCGGTGGTGGCGATGACCGGTATCCCGATCCGCTCGGCGATCTCGGCCAGCGCGGTGTTGCACTCGTCGTCGACAGGCAGGCCGTGCCGGGTGAGTTCCACGGTCACCCGGTCGGGACCGAACCGCTCGCACAGTTCCCGCAACGCCGCCTCGGCGCGTAGCGGTTGCCCGCCCGTGTGCAGGTCTTGTTCCAGCGCCCGCCGGACCCGGCCCTTGCGGCAGCCGGTGAGTATCTGCCAGTGGCCACCGGCCGCGGCGGTGAGCGTATCGAGGTCGTAGCGCAGGATCCCTTTCTCGCCGGCTGCCATATGCGCGGCCGCGAGTTGCCGGGACAGTCGCCGGTATCCTTCTTCGCCGCGCGCCAGCACCAGCAGATGTTCACCGTCCGGGTCGGGTGCGCCGGTGCGGGGCGCCGAATCCGTCTGCCGGGAACCGGATTCCACGAGGGTGAGTTCGGCGCCGTACACCGCGGCGATCCCGTGTCCGGCCGCGGCTTCGGCGAATCGGACCACCCCGTAGTAACCGTTGTGGTCGGTGAGGGCGATCGCCGAGAGCCCCAGGCGCGCGGCTTCGGCGACCATTTCCTCCGGCTGGGAGGCCCCGTCCAGGAAACTGAACGCCGAATGTGTGTGCAGTTCCGCGTACGGCACCAGCGGGCCGACCGGTGGGTCCGCTGGTTCGGGCAGGTATTCCCCGCGACTGTTGCTCCAGGCCGGGGTGTCGCCGCCGTCGCCGGAAAGCTGTCCGGGGTCCGGCCGGCCGGACACCACCCGCTTGTCCGGCCGGCCGGACAGCACCCGTTCCATCTCGGCCCAACTCGGCGGGCCGTTGCTCCATCCCATGCCGCGCGTCAGCAGGCGACCCGCTCGGTGGACTGAGCTTCCAGCAGGGTCGCCACATGATCCACGCCTGCCCGGATCACCCGCCCGTAGGCGTCGTCGGCGAGTATGTTCGCATGCCCGCGCGCCAGCGCCAGTTGCATCCGTGCCGTATCGAAATCGCCTACCAGCCGGTGGCTGTCGGCCAGGCTCAGATACAGCGACGGTAGGAAACCCAGTAGTCCTTCGCCGAGCGGGACACCGGGGACGAAGGCCGAGTCGAGCGCCCGGGTGTCCCAGAGCAGCGCGTCCTCGGCCGTGTCCTGGATGTCCGCCAGATGATGGGCCACCGCGCTCCGGGACAGTGGTTCCCCGCCCGGCCCGAGTTGGTCCCACAGCATTCGCAGCGCCTGACGCGCCGCTTCCCGATTCACACCGCCGAGCCGCACCGCGGCATAGATATCCGCCATCCGATCGTCCGTCATGCTTCGAGTATCGCACATATGTTCGAATACGGAGAGTGGAAATCGAACCTGCTTTCGAACGTCGGATCACCCCTGGCGCAGTTTCTTACTTCGGAGTAAGTTCGGCCCCGGAAGACCTGCGCAAAGGGGCTGTTCATGAGCGAATCCGGGACCTACCGGGCAGAACACGAGCTCGCCGGGCGGCACGTCCTCATCACCGGCGCCTCGTCCGGCATCGGACGGGCCGCGGCACTGGCCGTCTCGAAGAAGGGCGCGGTGGTATTCCTAATCGCCCGGCGCGAGGACCAGCTCGCCACCGTCGTGGCGGAGATCCGGGCCGCGGGTGGCCGGGCGCACGGCTACCCCTGCGATATCACCGACACCGCCTCGGTCGAGGCGACCCTGAAGGAGCTGCTCGACGAGCACGAACGGGTCGACATGCTGGTGAACAACGCCGGCCGATCCATCCGCCGGGCGATCCACCGCTCCACCGACCGGCTGCACGACTACGAACGCACCATGGCCGTCAACTACTTCGGCGCGCTGCGGCTCACCCTGGCGCTGCTACCACAGATGCGGGAGCGCGGTTTCGGCCATATCGTCAACATCAGCAGCGCGGGGGTCCAGGTGGCCACCCCGCGCTATTCCGCCTATTTGGCGAGCAAGGCCGCGCTGGACAAATTCGCCGAAGTCGCGGCGGTGGAGACCATGGCCGACGGGGTCGGCTTCACCACCATCCACATGCCGCTGGTCCGGACACCGATGATCGCCCCGTCCGGCGATCAGGGGCGCGCCGAATCGCCGGAATGGGCCGCCGCGACCATCGTGCGCGCACTCACCGAACGCCCCCGGCGTATCGACGTGCCGATCGGCACGCTCGGCGAATTCGGCGCGATCTTCGCGCCGCGCCTGCGCGACCTGGTCCTGCACCGCTACTACCGGATGATCCCGGACTCCCCGGCCGCCCGAGGTGAACAGAACGGATCGACCACGGACCTCCCATCGGTCACGGCGCTCACCGATTCGGAGAGTCCGGACGAAGTCACCGCGGTCGTCCACCACATCGACGACCACCGCCCGCCGTCACCGACCCGGTCCAGGCGCGCACCACTGCCCCGCGCGGGAGCACGGGTCGCGCGGGGTACCGGCACCGCCCTGCGCCGCGCCGCCCGCTGGGTGCCCGGCACACACTGGTGATCGGCTCGGGAAGGATCATCGATCGTGACAGACGAGCAGCACGCAGTACTCGACGCGGTACTCGACCTGGTGACCTCCCGCGGCGTAACGGATACGACGCTGCGCCGCGTGGCCGACCACTGCGGCGTGGACGGAAAAACGTTGCGCCGCAGATACGGTGACCAGTACGGATTACTGATGACCGCCGCCAAGGAACTCGAACTCGACCGCGACCGCCGCCTCGCGGCGATCGGGGACGGACCACAGAGCGATTCCGTGGCCGACCGGCGGGACTATCTCGAGGCGGTCATCCGCGCGCTCCTGCTCGACCCCGCCGACCGCCGGCGCCTGCTGCTACGCACCGAAATCGTCGCGAACGCCCGGCACGTGAACGGAATGGAGGCCGAGGCGAACTGGATGGGCACTTCCACCCGTACCATCGTCGCCACAGCGCTCACCCGGGCCGCAGTGGCCGATATCGAGCTGGAAACGGAGCGGCTGGTCGCGTTGCTCAGCGGTCTGGCCTTCGAACTCGCCTACCCGCACGGAGCCGGTGACGGCGCAGCGGACCGAGTGGTGCGCCACCATATCGCCTCGATCGTGCAGTGACCCCGGCGCACAGTTCGGTGATCAGAGTTCGAAGATCCGCTGCGCGGCCGGTAGCGGCCGGAACAACCCCGAGATCTGCGCCACCAGCTGCCACGGCCGTTCCCCGTCCAGCGAGGACTTCCCGTTGGTCAGGATCGCGCCGCTGAGATTGCGGTCCGGATCGGCCCAGCCGTACTGGGTGGTGAACCCGCTGCGGCCGAAATGCGCGGTGGTGTCGTGCCCGAATTTGGAGCGGTGGCCCCCCAGTTCGTATCCCGCGCGGCTCACCCGCCCCGCGACACCCGGAACTCGGGGAGCGGGACGTACCGCGTCACGCAAGGTTTCGGCCCGCATGATCCGGACACCGTCGAGTTCCCCGCCGCGGGCGAGGATCTCGTAGAACCGGGAGAGCTCGGCCGCGGTCGTGACCAGATTGCCCGAGGGCAGTTCGGCGGCGAGGAAGGCCCGATTCGAATCCCGGTTCACCGCGTCGGGGGCAAATCCCCCGCCCAGCGCCCGGCCCGCCAGGAACGAGGCGATCTTCGAGGGTGGCGGCCCCGTCTTCACACTCGGTACCACCGCGTCCACGTCGCCGGGCGCGACACCCAAATTCGTCCAGCGGAAACCCAGCGGTTCCAGCACCCGCTCGGCGAGATGATCCCGGATCCGCTTCCCGGTGGCCCGCTGCACCAGCACGCGCTGGATCAGCCCGCTGGTCAGCGCGTGATACACCCGGAACCGGCCGGCCGGGTAGCTCGGTTTCAGATCGATCAGGCCGCGCAGGCACAGGTCCTCGTCGAAAACCATCTCGTGCCCGCGGTACGGGCGGGTCACGAACGGGACTCCCGCGGTGTGGGTCAGCACCTGACCGATGGTGATGGCGCCTTTACCGTTGGCGGCGAATTCGGGGACGTAGTCACTGACGGGATCGTCGAATCCGAACGCACCCTGTTCGATCAGCATGAACATGACCGCGGCGGAAACGCCCTTGGCGGTGGAGAATCCGCAGAACGGCGTATCGGTGGTCACCGGGACACGCTCGGCGTCCGGACCGTCCCCCGGCGCGTTACCCCAGCCGTGGCCGAGAGCCCGGTTCAGCACGACCCGCCCGTTGCGACGCAGGCAGACCTGGATCGCGGGTGTGCTGCCCATCCGGTACCAGTCGCGCACCGCCGACCAGATCGTTTCGATCTCCGCCCGGGTCGGTCCGCCGTCCCCGGCGTCCTCTTCCGGACCGACGGTGGTGATGTCGTCCAGTTCGGCGGCGACCGGGACCAAGAGCGCGGTATCTGCCTTCACACGCCCCAGGGTAGCCACGCGGGCGCAGTGGTGACGGGTGTCGGGAGCCCGCCGGAGGGGAGCTCGGCTCGCCCACCACACGCCACTGGTGACCAGGCGGTCCGCCACCCGCCGGCCACCGTGACGGAGATCACCGATAGCCGTCCAGCTGAATTGTGCTCTGATCAATAGGAAGCAACCGCTTGTTCCATCTGCCGGGAGGTGGCAATGACATCGGTGCACCCGCGCCTTTCCCGGGCGCACATCTGGCTGCTCACCTTGTCGTCCATGGCGGTCGCTCTGGTCATCGCGGCCATGGCCGCCCTCTACACGGCGCTTCCCGAGATCGCCGCCGATACCGGCGCCACTCAGCAGCAGCTCACCTGGGTGGTCGACGGTTACACCCTCGCGCTGGCCTGTCTGGTCCTGTTCTCCGGCGCGCTGGGCGACCGGTTCGGCCGCCGGATCATGATGGTGCTCGGCCTGGTGGTGTTCGCCATCGCGTCCGCGGTACCGCTGGCCCTGGACGAACCGCACTGGATCATCGCGTCGCGGACTGTCGCGGGGGTGGGTGCCGCGCTGGTGATGCCCTCCACATTGTCACTGCTCACCGGCGGCTTTCCGCCGGAACGGCGGGGAGTCGCCGTCGGGTTGTGGGCCGGAGTGGTCAGTGGTGGCGCCGTACTGGGCATCCTCGGCTCCGGACTACTGCTGCAGATCTGGTCCTGGCAGGCGATATTCCTCGCGATGACCCTCGCCGGAGCGGTATCGGCGATCGCGGGCTGCACGGTTCCCGAATCCGTGGACGACACCCGGCCGCCGCTGGACTTCTGGGGCGGTATCACGGCGTCGGTCGCCGTCGGCGCCATCGTGGTCGGCGCCATCGAGGCGCCGGTACGCGGCTGGACCGACCCGTTGGTCCTGGGTCTGTTCGGCGCCGGAGTCCTGGCCGGAGTCGGGTTCGCGACGGTCGAACTGCGGGTGCCGAACCCGCTGCTGGATGTGCGGTTGTTCGCCGACCGGGGCTTCGGCAGCGGCGCGGTGAGCGTCGGAGTCCAGTTCCTGGTCGCCTTCGGTTATTTCCTGCTGTTCGTGCAGTACATGCAGCTGATCTTCGGATACTCGCCACTCATGTCCGCTGTCGCGATGGCACCGATGATCGCCCCACTGATCGGTATCTCGGTCGTCGCGCCGCGACTGGCCGAACGGTTCGGTCTACGGCTGCCCACTTTCATCGGACTCCTGTGCGTCGGCAGTGCGCTGATCCTCGTCTCCCGGACCACCGTGGAGAGCACCTACCTCGACGTACTCTGGCCGCTGCTGATCCTGAGCACCGGACTCGGCCTGTGCACCGCCCCCGCGACCGCGGCCATCATCAACGGCACACCGCCGGAGAAACACGGGGTGGCCTCCGCGGTCAACGACGCCTCCCGTGAAGTGGGCGCGGCCATCGGAATCGCCGTCTCCGGCAGCATCCTCGCCGCCGGCTACGCCGACCGGATCTCTCCCGCGCTGAGCAGCCTGCCCGAACCCGCCCGCGGACCGGTCGGTGATTCGCTGGCCGCCGCGCTGGAGGTCGCCGAGCAGGCAGGGCCGGCGGCGGCCCCGCTCGCGGCGTTCGCACAAGAGGCCTTCGTTCACGGTGCGCAGCAGGCCGCCCTCGCGCTGGGCATCCTCACCGTGGTGATGGCCTTCGTGCTGGGCGCGTGGGCACCCGGACGCAAGGCGGCCACCACCGCGTCAGCCGCCGCGGATCCCGTGTCGATGAACCGGTAACCACAAGCCGGAACACCGCCGCCACCGCCGCTGCTGCGGTCGCGACACCGACCGCCCCCGAACGCGACCTCTGCCAATCTGTCGGACCTCTGCGGCATTCTCGACCTTGTCCGCTCCGACGCGAAAGGTCCCACCACCATGCCGACCCCGAACATGTTCATCCTGTACGTCGCCGACGCAGCTGCTTCGGCCCGTTTCTACTCGGATCTGTTCGATATGGCGCCCAAGTTCGAATCACCGCGCTTCATCACCTTCGAACTGAGCGCGGGCGTGGACCTCGCGCTGTGGAGCGGGCACGCCGACCAGCTGGACCACGCCGGCGCCCGCACCGCCGAGGTTTGTCTCAACCTGCCGGGCGACCCGGCCGCGATCGACCGGCAGTTCGAGCAGTGGTTGGCCCGGGGAGTGAAGGTGGTCCAGGAACCCCACGACGCGGTTTTCGGGCGCACATTCGTGGTCGAGGATCCGGACGGCAACCTGATCCGGGTCGCCCCGATCGACTGAACCGGCCGAAGAAGAGCGCCGGGAGTACGAACGAGAGTGCCCGGCCGCCGGACTCGATGTCCGGGCGGCCGGACGCTGTTCCTCACTCTGCGGTCACACCGCCCATCGGGGGGCGGACGAAACCGGGCAATCACCTGCTATCCGACCGGTACCTGCGTCGCATCCGCTGAGCCTTCACCGGCGGATTCGGGCTCGGTACCGGCAGCGTCCGGCCCCGTGGTCGCGGTGGGCGCGGCCGCGGGTTCGGCAGCCGTCGCGGCCCGGGACTTCCGCCAGGCGAGGACGGTGAGACCCACCGCGACCACGACTATCAGCACATAGCCGATCGTGCGGGGCGCGCCTTCGATATCGAAATACTTGAACAGCGAACGAGCGTTGGTGAGTACCAGCAGACCGCCGACTCCGGTGCCGAGCACGCCGGGGGTGATACGGCTGACCAGCCACGCCGCGAGCGGAGCGGCGATCACACCGCCGAGTGCCAGGCCCGCGATGATCACCAGGTTGTCGAAGAAATCCGAGCCGAGCCCCAGCAGGAAGCCGACGCTGGCGGAGGCCGAGACGATGAACTCCGAAGCGCTCACCGAACCGATCACCGTGCGCGGTGCGCTGCGGCCGGTGGTCAGCAGGGTGCTGGTGGTGACCGGACCCCAGCCGCCGCCACCGCTGGCGTCGATGAAACCGCCGAACAGTCCCAGCGGGGTCAGGAATTTCGCGGAATGGGCGGTCTTCTCCGAGGCCGCAAATTCCACCGGCGGCCGCGATGAGAACCGGACAACCAGGAACACCCCGATCGCGAGCAGGATGCCGGCGGTGATGGGCGCAGCCGATTCGGTCGAGATCCGGGACAGTACGGTCGCGCCGAGGAAAGCACCGACACCGCCGGGCACACCGAGCCGCAGCACGACCTTCCAGTCGATATTGCCGAACCGCCAGTGTGAGGCGCCGGAGGCCAGGGTGGTGGCGACCTCGGCGAAATGGACCGCCGCGCTCGCATGCGCGGCCCCCGTACCACTGAGGACGAGCAGTGTCGTCGCGGTGACACCGAAGGCCATCCCGAGCGTACCGTCGACGATCTGCGCGCCGATACCCACAAGGGTGAAAATCAGTAATTTGATCATGCGGTGTGCTCCCCGAACCTGGACCGGAAATTCCGAGGCTACGGCCCGGTCCGCCGGTTGACACGGGTTGCGATCACCGTGAACGCAATACTGCCGGCCTGCCGAACGACAGCCGGTACAGCGCCCGGAGGAGAGAACCCGGAGGAGAGAAAATGAAGGCGACATCCGCCGGGTCTCTGCTGAACACTGGCCGCTATGACCGACCGGACCTTCCGCCAGATCGTTCTCCGCGAACGGCCCGCCACCGGGATAACCACCGGCACCTTTGCCGAAAAGCGTAGTCCCTTTCCGATATTGGAAAACGGCGAGGCCCTCGTCCGGGTGGAGTGGCTCGGTGTCGACGCCACCCAGCGCACCTGGTTGAACCCCGTGACGACCTATACGAATCCGGTCGCTGTGGGTGAAGTGATGCGCGGCAGCGGGGTCGGCCGAGTGGTCGCCTCGCGCGACCCGGCGCTACCGGAGGGCCGTTGGGTCTACGGAGAGCTCGGCTGGCAGGAGTACGCTGTGGCGCGCCGCGCGGGCCTGTTCGGTGTGAATCCGGTGCCCCCGGGGATCGACCCCCGCCATATGCTCACCGTCTTCGGGGTGAGTGGTCTGACCGCCTATATGGGGATCACTCGCGTGCTGGAAGTAGCGGAATCGGACTCGGTGCTGGTCACCGGCGCCGCCGGTAGCGTCGGGTCGCTGGCCGGTCAGATCGCGCGGCTGCGCGGTGCGCGCGTGATCGGGACCGCGGGGTCGGCGGAGAAGGTGGCATGGGTTCGCGAGACCGCCGGTTTCGACACCTGCGTGAACTATCGCGACGACGATATCCCGACCGCATTACACAGGTTCGCCCCGGACGGCCTCACTGCGGTCTTCGACAATGTCGGCGGCATTCTGCTGGAGAACGCGCTAGATCATCTGGCCCTGCACGCTCGGATCGCGCTGTGCGGTTCCATCTCCTCCGGCTACACGGCCGCCGGCTACGGCGTCGGCCCGGCCAACTACATGCAGCTGGCCTTTCGCCGCGCCCGCATGGAAGGTTTCGTCTTCTACGACCATCACGCGGACTTCCCCGCCGCGCTGACCCAGCTCGCGGGCTGGGTCACGGCAGGCGACCTGCACTGGGCGGAGGACATCGCCACCGGTCTCACCGAGGCTCCCGCCGCCCTCCAGCGGCTGTTCGACGGGCACAACCTCGGAAAGCAGCTCGTCCGAGTACATCCCGAGCGCACCTGAATCACCGGTCCGGCGGCATCACCGAGCGGCCCGGGTCGACCATCGGCCGGGGACCGCCACCCGGCGCGGCCGACAGGTCAGTACTGCGACTGCGGCCGCCGGATGATCGCACCGGACCCGACGCCACCGAGCAGCGACATGATGCACAGTCCCGCGATCAGGTTGATCACGGCCGTCGCGATCTTCGCGTCCACCCCGGCGACCAGGGTGAACGGGACCAGCGTCGCCAGCGCGGTGACCAGCCCGGTGATCCAGTAGAAGAACTGCATCGGGCTCGGCATGAGAGCCAGCAGCAGATTCAACAGCCCGGTCGCCGCGATCGCGGCCGCACCACCGGCCACGGCGTAGGACGTGGTCGACACGGTTCCGTACGCACCCGCCCCCTCCGGCGAGAGAACCGAGATGTTCAGAATGCCGCGCACCAGCATGATCAGCACGACGATCACCAGCGCTACCACGATGGCCGTGCCGACCCCGCCCGCCCACAGGCGCCCGAGGTTGATCTTCGGCTCGTTCGACCGCGGTTCGGGCCGGTCCGATTCGTACCCGTAGTCGGGCTGGTGGCCGTATTCGGGCTGATGACCGTACTCCGACTGCTGCGGCGCGCGACCCTGCTGCTGGGAGTAGGCCTGGGTGGGCGGGTAACCCTCGCGGCGGGGGTCCTGGCGCCCATAGTTGTGCGGCGGTTCCGTCATAGGGGGAAGGTACCCCTTATGACCGAGACGACCCACCCGAATCGGGCACGCATGTCGCCCATCGAGACAGTACCCATAGGTCCGCGACCGGAAGGCGAGTTGAGCCTTGCGATGTAGACGCTGATCATCCATCGAAGGCATCCGATGCGTGCCTCACATCTCCCGATCGAGGCGATCGCACCGCCATTCAGCCGGCGGAGCCGGCCCGATCGCGCAAATTGTCCACAGCCGTCCGCGCGGCCAGGCGGACATCCTCATGAGGATCTTCCAACAGCGGCTCGATCGCGGAGATCGACTCCGTCGAGTCGAGGTCATCGAGCGCGTCGACGGCGGTCTCACGCACGACGTAATCGCTATCGCGAAGGCCTTGCACCAACGCCGGATACGCCGACTCCGGCTCCGCCCGAGCGAGATAGTCCAGGACGCTGGCTCGCACGAACGGCGACGGGTGGTCACCCATTCCGCGGATCCGTTCTCCCAGTTCGGTGATACCGAGGGAGCCCAGAAGCCTGATTGCATCCCCAGCTATCACCGGTTCGGAATCACCTGCCAGCAACTTGACCTTCTCGACGAACGCCACCTCGCTGCCCTGGTGCATCGCCAAGACCGTGAGCGCTGCGCGAAGCTGTGGAACCCGTCGGCCGGCCAGCTCTTGGGTGAGCACCTCGATACCCGGTTCGCCCTGTTCGTACAGCTCTCGGGCGACCGCCTCGTAGTAGTCGTCGTACTCGTCACCGGCCGACCACCTGGCCACGAGCTCCGCCGTCGACAGACCCGCGAGGCGTCCGCGCATCTCTTCGGCCGACAGTGCCTCCGACCAGGAGCTTTCACCCGTCGCCCCCTCCTCTGTGGTCACTCGATCCCACATTCCTTCCTGGTGTCATTGAGCGTCTTGCCCTTGAACTCGCCCGGGAACTCCGACTGGATCTCTCCCGGCAGGTCGTTCGAGGTGATGGTTCCGTTGTTGATCTTCGCCTGCAGCTCGCTTTTCCGCTTCGGCGAGCAATTCGGACGCAGCCGGCGTACCCGAGCAAGCAGCCCATCGACCAAGTCGCCGAAGCATTCGGGGTATCGCAGGCAACCCTGTGCCAGCGCACAGTCGAGGCGCTCGACTCCGCCCCGCATCTGGCTGCCCGCGGCGGCGGACTCGATGCATGGGGCGCGCTGGCTGCTGCGGACTCGCTGCGGACCGAGCAGGGTCCGGACACCGACGCGGCCGAAGGAAACAACAATCTACCTGCGGCACAGCAGTGCCCCCAGTGGGACTCGAACCCACACTTGGCGGATTTTAAGTCCGCTGCCTCTGCCAATTGGGCTATGGGGGCGTGCGGACCACACACTACCGACTCGTACACCCGTACCGGAATACCCGTGAGTGGGAGTCACACTGTGGGATCTGTCCGAATAGCCTGACATGCCTCGACCAGAACGTCGGCTGCCAGCAAACCCGACTCCTCCGCCGCCTCGCGCACCTCGTCGGATAATTCGTAGTCCGTGGTCACCGCCAGTAATGCCAGTTGCAGGGCCTCACCCAGCTGACCGAGCCGGCGGGTGATCGCCATCTCGTCCATCTCGGTGCCCATGTTCTCCCAGCCCACCGGCTGCACCCCGTCGATACGGTAGCGGCGCAGCGTGTCCTCCCCGAGAACTTTCATGAAATCGACCGCCGAGGCCATGCAGCGGTTGTTGGCGACCCGGTACTCGGTCCGGTCGGCGATCTTCTCGATCAGCACCGCGACGATGGTCGCCGCGGTGAACATACCGTCGCAGACCCGGGCGGGCGCGGCCTCGGGCGGCCCGGGTGGCGCGGTGGCCAGGCCGGTGGTCACCGCGTCGATCCAGTCCACCACCAGTTCCGTGCCCGAAGCATCCCGCAGCACCGGTTGATGAAAGGGCTGTATCTCCCGGCGCCGGAACCACCGCCACGACAGACCCATCGCGATCACCCCTGTTCGGAAGAGGACCTACCGACCAGCGCATGCCGTCGGCCGTATGCGAAGTACATCACCAAACCGAGCAGCATCCAGATTACGAAACGCAGCCAGGTCTCGACCGAAAGATTCACCATCAACCACAGGCAGGACAGCACCGCGAGGATCGGCACATACGGGACCAGCGGTACCCGGAATCCGCGCGGCAGATCGGGACGGGTGCGGCGCAGGATCACGACCCCGATGGAGACCAGCAGGAAGGCGAACAGGGTGCCGATGTTCACCATCTCCTCGAGCGTCCCGAACTCCACGAAACCTGCCAGGAGCGCGCAGACGATGCCGACGATGACAGTGATCCGCACCGGAGTGCCCCGCTTACCGGTCCGGGCGAGTTTCCGCGGGACGAGACCGTCACGGGACATGGCGAACAGCACCCGGGTCTGGCCGAGCAGCATCACCATGACAACGGTGGTCAGACCGGCCAGCGCGCCGACGGAGATGATGTTTTTGGCCCACGTGGCACCGTTCAGCGCGAAAGCGGTCGCCAGGGTCGCATCGTCGCCCGCCAGATCGGTGTACGGGACCATGCCGGTCAGCACAATGGAAACCGCGACGTAGAGGATGGTGACCGCGATCAGCGAACCGAGGATGCCGCGCGGCAGGTCACGCTGCGGATTCTTGGTCTCCTCGGCGGCCGTGGCGACCACGTCGAAGCCGATGAACGCGAAGAACACCAGACTGGCCGCGGCCAGCAGGCCGTACCAGCCGAAGTTGCTGCTACCGGCCCCGGTCACCCAGGA is a genomic window containing:
- a CDS encoding amino acid permease → MTTPTSRSSLFRTKSVEQSLRDTEEPGKKLRKDLTSWDLAIFGVAVVIGAGIFTLTARTAGNVAGPAVSLAFVFAAIACGLTALCYAEFASTVPVAGSAYTFSYATFGELAAWIIGWDLILEFALAAAVVAKGWSQYLGQVFDRGAAVVEIGGVTFDWGAVLLIAVLTVLLALGTKLSSRVSMIAVAIKVGVILLVIVVGLTFFDSDNLTPFLPESVPGDGGQGLTQSLFSWVTGAGSSNFGWYGLLAAASLVFFAFIGFDVVATAAEETKNPQRDLPRGILGSLIAVTILYVAVSIVLTGMVPYTDLAGDDATLATAFALNGATWAKNIISVGALAGLTTVVMVMLLGQTRVLFAMSRDGLVPRKLARTGKRGTPVRITVIVGIVCALLAGFVEFGTLEEMVNIGTLFAFLLVSIGVVILRRTRPDLPRGFRVPLVPYVPILAVLSCLWLMVNLSVETWLRFVIWMLLGLVMYFAYGRRHALVGRSSSEQG